One segment of candidate division KSB1 bacterium DNA contains the following:
- the pdhA gene encoding pyruvate dehydrogenase (acetyl-transferring) E1 component subunit alpha, with product MKPKLIQYLDEKGNADEKAIADITEEQMFKMYRLMNLTRMWNDKALSLQRQGRLGTMASVRGQEASNVGMAMPLQAGDWFVPAFREYGAMFTLGISMKDQLMYWGGDERGARIPDHLRIANVCITVGAHLTHAVGIAIAAKIKGEKSMALSSSGDGSTSQGDFHESLNMAAVFKAPVVFVIQNNHWAISVPFEKQTATETIAEKAAAYAIDGVRVDGNDVFAVYKTVKKYADRAREEHKPALIELVTYRMGDHTTADDATRYRKPEEVAEWAKKDPIDRLRIYLMAKHGWTEEKEKQLIEELTQEIEQTVREYEAVESPDPTNMFKYMYAEMPWILKEQMEEVRMLYNR from the coding sequence AATATCTCGACGAAAAAGGCAATGCCGATGAGAAGGCCATTGCCGATATTACTGAAGAGCAAATGTTCAAAATGTATCGATTGATGAATTTGACCAGGATGTGGAACGACAAAGCCCTGTCGCTGCAACGCCAGGGAAGATTGGGCACCATGGCCTCGGTTCGGGGACAGGAGGCGTCCAATGTCGGTATGGCCATGCCGTTACAGGCAGGCGATTGGTTCGTGCCTGCGTTTCGGGAATATGGCGCCATGTTTACTTTGGGCATTTCGATGAAAGATCAACTCATGTACTGGGGCGGTGATGAACGAGGCGCTCGCATCCCCGATCATCTCCGAATTGCCAATGTCTGCATCACGGTCGGCGCTCATTTGACCCATGCGGTAGGAATTGCCATTGCCGCCAAAATCAAAGGCGAGAAAAGCATGGCGCTCTCTTCCTCAGGGGATGGCTCGACCTCGCAGGGCGATTTTCATGAGAGCCTGAATATGGCAGCTGTGTTCAAAGCGCCTGTGGTGTTCGTGATTCAAAACAACCATTGGGCGATCTCAGTGCCATTCGAGAAACAGACGGCCACGGAAACCATCGCCGAAAAGGCTGCGGCCTATGCCATCGATGGCGTTCGGGTGGATGGCAACGATGTATTTGCCGTCTACAAAACAGTGAAAAAATATGCGGATCGAGCACGGGAGGAACACAAGCCCGCACTGATCGAACTGGTAACGTATCGCATGGGCGATCATACCACAGCCGACGATGCCACCCGTTATCGCAAACCTGAAGAAGTCGCCGAATGGGCCAAAAAAGATCCCATCGATCGGCTGCGAATTTACCTCATGGCGAAGCACGGCTGGACCGAGGAAAAAGAGAAGCAGTTGATCGAAGAACTGACGCAAGAAATCGAACAAACGGTTCGAGAGTACGAAGCGGTTGAATCCCCTGATCCGACCAATATGTTCAAATACATGTATGCGGAAATGCCCTGGATTCTCAAGGAGCAGATGGAAGAAGTTCGGATGCTCTATAATAGGTAA